GGGAGAACACCCGGCTGGACGATCTTCCTGCTCGCAACGCCTTTCAAGATCTGAAGCCGGGATAGATGCGTGCCGTCTTCGAGAACGTCATGGTCTATGGGAGTCCGATGCAGGTCGTCGCCACGCTCTCCCCGCAGGGAGAGTGCGTCCTGATCGCTTCGAATCTTTCTCTGGACGACATCCTCACGACCTATCGCCAGCGGTGGGTCATCGAATGTACGTTCACAACCTGTCAGGCACTGAGGTGCTGAGGGTCAGCTGTGATGAGGATCTCGGGTTTTGGCGGCTGGTTCATCAAGAGGACCAATCAGCCGCAACCTTAGCCCTACTCCCGGCGCGATTTGGCGCAAGTACCCCAGCAGCGTGGCAATCAGGATCACGAGTGCCAACATTTCCAGCAACTCTTCAAGGGCTATCAACAGGAGGAGCACCAGTCCAGAAGATGGAGTTGAATTCTCCGAATTGACCACTAGCAACGAGTCAATCTTGGCTTCAACCAGCTCCAAACCTAGTGCGCCGGTCACATACAGGACACCTGCAAAGATCAGAGCGTTCCGAGTACCTTGAGGTAAATAGCGCAGGAAACGAATCAGCAGCAGAGACACGACAAGTGCCAACAACCCATAGGGAATGATCCAAGCATAATAAAATATACCACTGAGGCCGAACAGGTCTCGAGTTCTGTTTACCTTATCATGAATAGCCAAATACTCATCTAACGCCAGAAAAAAGATCAATCTGCTCAATAGTGTCCATGTATGCGCAAAAGGATCCCCTTTTAATCGTGTAACCCGTCCAATCAGCCATAACAGCACAGCTCCTATGAAGAATAGAGATGCATTAAAAGCCGAAGCAACATTGTACTCACCGTTAAGATTGGTGCCCGCCGAGAACTGAGTACCGCGTAGGCTTGGCGAGAGCTGCCCAATTACACCAATTGAAACCATCAAGACAACGCAAGTAGCAAGAAAGTTTATAAAAGAGTGCTCCGATATTTTAACATCCACTGTTTCGTAAGTAGATGGACGTTCTTGGTGATCAAAAGCTTCGCGTTTTGGCCGAGTTGAGTCGTCCATTATACCCCACCAGATGAACCCTTACAAGCTCCCATCCACATCATGGTTTAAAAACGCATCCATCCAGAGCACTTGGTGAGGTAGCGCTGGTCACGTGATTTAGAAGCCGTTGGGAAGTTTGTATCACACTTCGCTGACGTAGGTTAAAGACCAGTTTTTCCAGTTCTATATTAGAATACTCCTAATGACTTTCTCTCCAGGTCCTTCCGGCTTGCGAGTCGCCCATGTAGGCGCTTTCGGGCATGCGGCAGTCAATGGCGTCAGTCAGGCAGTGGGAACCTATTTGCGAGCACTTCAGGCCCTAGGAGCCCAGGTTCAGCACTGGGACCTCACGGCGGACTATCGTGACATCGGGTATACCGACGCAGGATATCCGGTTTATCATCTGCCTATCTCGTCCCGCCTAGGGCGTAAAGTGCTGGGCCTTCCCCCCGTGACCCAGAGGTTCCTGCGTGAACATCTGGAAGATATTGACTTAGTCCATCTGCATCTAACTTTTACTGGAGAAAATCCTCATCTCATGAGGTTGTGCGCACGCGCCCATCGACCCTTCGTCCTGACGCCGCACGGGGGATATGACGCCGGACGCCTCGAGTCGCGTGCACTGCTCAAACGGGTTTGGTACCCGGTTTTCGAGCGTCCTATGCTTCGGCGGGCTGCGTTCTTACACGCTCTGCAACAGCAGGAAGCCACAGCATTACAGAGATTGGCTCATGAACAGCATATAGTGGTGCTGCCTAATCCTGTTCCCGTCATACAGGAGCCTGGTCCCTTTGCAGAACGTGACGTGCTGTTGTTCATCGGACGTTTCGATGTGGCGCAAAAGGGACTCGACCTGTTGGTCCGCGCCTATGCCCAAGCACGAGACGCTGGACTGCAGCTGCCGCTCCACCTTGTCGGACCGGACTTCAGGGGAGGACGCGATCATTTAGAAGCTTTGCTCGCAGAGAAGCACCTGACAGGTAAGGTCACCCTTCACGGGCCGGTGAACGCCGTGGGGCGACTAGCTTGGCTTGGGCGTGCCCGGGCCTTTGTGGCTCCCTCACGTCATGAGGGACTGCCCATGGCCCCGCTGGAGGCGTTGGCTGCTGGTGTCCCCCTTATTCTGACGCCCGGGACCCACTTGGATGGTTTGGTAGAGGCAGCTGGAGCAGGTTGGGCGGTCAAGGGGAACGAGTCGGCCTTGGCCGCAGCACTCCTGGCCGCCGAGGCCCTCCCGGCGGCAGAGTGGCAGCACCGGAGCGCGCGTGCGTGCGACTTGGTTGAACAAAGGTATTCGCCGGACGCCTTCGCATCTACGTTGCTTCGGGAATATCAGTACGCACTGGACCGGGTTCACGATCGCCGATCGAAGTAAAGCCTTCATGCGCAACATATCCTTCACGCCTCCGCGAGAGGCTCAGGCGCGGATCGGGAGTCGGCGGCGGAAGCTGACCGACATTTTTCCCAAGCGAGGGCACTGGCGATGGCGTCAGCCGTACTCAACTGAGGCACCCAACCGAGGCGCTCGGCGGCGAGCGCGATCTCGGCATAGGTTCCGGCTTGATCACCTGGGCGGCGGGGAGCCTCTTTTTGGGGTACAGTCTGGCCAGTCACAGCTTCAAAGCTGCGAATCAGTTCACGTACTGTGACGCCCTGACCCGTACCCAGGTTAATCGGCAAGAAGGTTTCTGCCCCGAGCGCCGCATCAAACCGTTCAACAGCAGCAACGTGCGCCTGGGCGAGATCCCATACATGAATGTAGTCACGCAGGCCAGTGCCGTCGCGAGTCGGATAATCCGTGCCAGTGATCTGCAAGTGAGCGGCTCTCCCACTCGCTGTGGCCAGCAGTTGACCCAAGATGTGGGAGGGATTCAGAGCCTGGGCGCCCGTGCGCAATCTCGGATCGGCGCCGATCGGATTGAAATATCTCAAAGCGAGCGCACGCAGTGCCGTAGCCTCCGTCAGGTTACGTAGCATCTGCTCGCCCATAAGTTTGGACCAACCATAAGGGCTTTCTGGACGCAGCGGCGTCTTCTCATTCACACCGCCACCGGGTGGCGCCTGATAGATACTGGCACTCGAACTAAAAATCACCCGCAGGCAGCCAGCCGTGATAAGCAGCTCAAAAAAGTGCAGGCTCTTCACCACATTCTCGCGGTAATATAAGCCTGGGTTGGACTGCGACTCGGCAACCACAGTACGCGCAGCGAAGTGGAGAGCGACGCCGACATCGGGATGCTCACGAAAGATCCGGCCCACGAGGGCAGAGTCTGAAATATCCCCCTGGTAGAAGACTCGGTCTACGACGAAGGAAGGATCACCCGTTACCAAGGAGTCGAGGATGACAGGCTGGTGACCGGCGTCAAGTAGGGCGGAACAAACGGTGCTTCCAATATACCCTGCCCCACCGCTCACAAGCACTTTCATTGACTGATTATGTGCTCCGCTTACCCTCACTTTCCTGAGTGGAAACCAGGGCATCCTCATGGAAGTTGGACATCCGTCCTGGCTGACGACGGAGGGTGCCGCTTTCCTGAATCTGCGCTGTCTCTGCTGTGCGCTTCAGACGATCGGCAACCGAGGCGAAGAGGAAGCCGAAAAACAGCGCTGCGCCAAACGCAATGATGGCGTCGCGTACCGGGTGCGGCGACACCGGATCGCGCGGCCGGGTGGCTGGCGTCAGGGAGGTGAGCGTACCGGTCACCGTCTCACTGAGCACCACGAGCTGGCTGATCTGTTGAGCGACGGCTTCACTATCGGCGGCCCGCGTGACTGCCGTGTCACTCTGGCCCGCGCGCGTCTGTGCCTCGGCAATCTGTCTTGACAGGGCGTTGCCGCGCGCCTCTAAGGTTTTGAGCGCCCGCAGAATATTTTGCCGGGCGCGCTGACGATCCCACTGCAGTAGACCTACCGCGTAAGCGTCAGCGACTTTTCGCGCGGTCTCGGGCTCGGCAGCCACGGCGCTGAGGATATAGACGCCAACCTGCTGCTGGTCCACATTGGCCTCAAGGGTCACAGTCTCATTGAAACGGTCAGGGGTTGTCAGAGCGGCAGCAATGGTTTCGAATTCCTCGGCACTCAGCTTGCCCCTGAGCCGTTGCAGCGCGAAGGCAGAGACTTGCGGGCTACGTAAGGCGCCGTCGAAAACCTGCGGCGGCACAGCGGGAGCACCGACGAGCGAGATGTTGACGTCCGCGTTGCTGCTGCCCGCAGGTAGGGCCCCGAGTGTCACGCTCGAACGGTACACCGGTGTCTGCGCCCTGGACACCAGAAAGGTCGCGGCCGCGAGCGCCAGTGCACAGAGGAGCACCAGCTTCCAGACCCGGCGCAGCACGCGGATCATCCGCTGAAGGTCAAGATCCTGCGCTTGAGATTGGTCCATAAAACTCCTGATCGGTGGGAAGAGTTGGGGACGGAACATCTGAAAGCAGAGGCTGGAGGAAACAAGAGAGAGGGACTGCGACCGGAAGCATACTCACCCGGTTGATCCCGCTTGGCAGCGGCTTACTGCACCTCGGCTTCATCAAAGCATCACGGTGGGGGCCGGGGGAGGGAAGCGCCCCCGGTACTTACCCCCGAGCCTGAGTTGCCCGCCGCACCGCCTTCAGGAAGTCACCGCGCTCAGCCGAGAGAATAGGCTCGGCGTAAGTTCGTGCTTCGGCGAAGTTACGCTGGCTGCCTGCAGTCAAGCGGACAGGATCGCGTGCCCAGGCGCCCCACACCTCCGCAAACTCTTCGGCGGACCCAGGAGTCACCAGAGCGTCTTCGGGCAGCAGCTCCGGAATTCCACTCACGCGTGAGCCTACCGCTGGCAGGCCCTGTGCCATTGCCTCGACGAGGGCTCGCGGAAGCCCCTCGGTGCGCGAAGGCATCACAAAGAGATCTGCCTGAGCGAGGTCGCGCCGCACTGCTTCGGGGGTAGGCCTCTGCCCCACGAAGGTGCAGGCATGTTCAACCCCGAGCTCCCGGGCGAGCGCCTCACATTCTGGGCGTTTTAACCCTTGGCCCACGATCCGGAGTGTGACGGGTAGACCCTGCGCCCGCAGTTGAGCAAGCGCCCTGATCGCGATATCTGGTCCCTTGTACCAGTGCTGCAGAGACCCGACCATCACGGCGCGTAATCCAGGACCGCTGTAGACCCGCGCAGAAGCATAGGCCTCAGGCGGCAACCTGACGTCGGAGACTCCAAAGACCGGCGTACCCGGACGTGACGGATAGGCCTCCTGGAGAGCGCGGCGCGTGACGTATAGGCTCGCGCTGGAAACGCGGCATTGCCAGCGCGTTTGAGATGCGTAGCCCCAACGAAAGAGCCGCCGCAGAGGGTGCTGCACGCCGCCACGACTGAAGACCTGCGCCGGGTCATTGATCACCTCAACGGCGAACGGTTGACGGCGCCAGCGCAGCAGGGGAGCGCTGAGGCTTGCCAGCGTGCCGGATACCCGGAGGATCACGGCCTCACCTGGCTCAAACGCCTGCATGAGCCGCGAAAGCAGCGGCAGGACACGGAGCACGAACGATTCCGGACCGTGGTAATCCGGCAGATGAAAGACCTTCACTCCAGGACCATCCACCCGGCGATACCCTGGTGGAAGGACGTTTACCAGACGCGAACGCCCTATGACCTGCACCTCCTCGAAGTGAGAGAGATAACGTTGCCACAACTCATAGGTTGAATGGCCATCGTCGTACGTTTCTCCGTTAGCCAGGTGAATGAACCGCTGCTCCTGCACAATACTTACCCGCATCGTTCCTCCATCAGGCTCTCTTTCCACTTCCACAAAACGGAACTGTTCGAGGATATAGACTCTTTATCCTCGCCAATCTTAATAACTATCACTCCAGGAACTGATGGACACGCCTGATCGGTCCAGCCTTATGCGCATCAGCTGACTCAAGCGTGGAAACACCCAGATTTTCTTACATTCAAGGATTCTGTCATGAGGTCAGTCGGTAGACAAGCGGTCACGGGTTCGGCCTGGGGGAAGTCTGCCCTCCTACACTGGGCTCCCCCATGAGCGTCACGGCTTCGGATCGGCGCAGGCTAAGCGCGATCAGCACCGCCAACAGTGGCAGAAAA
This genomic interval from Deinococcus terrestris contains the following:
- a CDS encoding glycosyltransferase; translation: MRVSIVQEQRFIHLANGETYDDGHSTYELWQRYLSHFEEVQVIGRSRLVNVLPPGYRRVDGPGVKVFHLPDYHGPESFVLRVLPLLSRLMQAFEPGEAVILRVSGTLASLSAPLLRWRRQPFAVEVINDPAQVFSRGGVQHPLRRLFRWGYASQTRWQCRVSSASLYVTRRALQEAYPSRPGTPVFGVSDVRLPPEAYASARVYSGPGLRAVMVGSLQHWYKGPDIAIRALAQLRAQGLPVTLRIVGQGLKRPECEALARELGVEHACTFVGQRPTPEAVRRDLAQADLFVMPSRTEGLPRALVEAMAQGLPAVGSRVSGIPELLPEDALVTPGSAEEFAEVWGAWARDPVRLTAGSQRNFAEARTYAEPILSAERGDFLKAVRRATQARG
- a CDS encoding Wzz/FepE/Etk N-terminal domain-containing protein, which translates into the protein MDQSQAQDLDLQRMIRVLRRVWKLVLLCALALAAATFLVSRAQTPVYRSSVTLGALPAGSSNADVNISLVGAPAVPPQVFDGALRSPQVSAFALQRLRGKLSAEEFETIAAALTTPDRFNETVTLEANVDQQQVGVYILSAVAAEPETARKVADAYAVGLLQWDRQRARQNILRALKTLEARGNALSRQIAEAQTRAGQSDTAVTRAADSEAVAQQISQLVVLSETVTGTLTSLTPATRPRDPVSPHPVRDAIIAFGAALFFGFLFASVADRLKRTAETAQIQESGTLRRQPGRMSNFHEDALVSTQESEGKRST
- the galE gene encoding UDP-glucose 4-epimerase GalE; amino-acid sequence: MKVLVSGGAGYIGSTVCSALLDAGHQPVILDSLVTGDPSFVVDRVFYQGDISDSALVGRIFREHPDVGVALHFAARTVVAESQSNPGLYYRENVVKSLHFFELLITAGCLRVIFSSSASIYQAPPGGGVNEKTPLRPESPYGWSKLMGEQMLRNLTEATALRALALRYFNPIGADPRLRTGAQALNPSHILGQLLATASGRAAHLQITGTDYPTRDGTGLRDYIHVWDLAQAHVAAVERFDAALGAETFLPINLGTGQGVTVRELIRSFEAVTGQTVPQKEAPRRPGDQAGTYAEIALAAERLGWVPQLSTADAIASALAWEKCRSASAADSRSAPEPLAEA
- a CDS encoding glycosyltransferase; protein product: MTFSPGPSGLRVAHVGAFGHAAVNGVSQAVGTYLRALQALGAQVQHWDLTADYRDIGYTDAGYPVYHLPISSRLGRKVLGLPPVTQRFLREHLEDIDLVHLHLTFTGENPHLMRLCARAHRPFVLTPHGGYDAGRLESRALLKRVWYPVFERPMLRRAAFLHALQQQEATALQRLAHEQHIVVLPNPVPVIQEPGPFAERDVLLFIGRFDVAQKGLDLLVRAYAQARDAGLQLPLHLVGPDFRGGRDHLEALLAEKHLTGKVTLHGPVNAVGRLAWLGRARAFVAPSRHEGLPMAPLEALAAGVPLILTPGTHLDGLVEAAGAGWAVKGNESALAAALLAAEALPAAEWQHRSARACDLVEQRYSPDAFASTLLREYQYALDRVHDRRSK